Below is a genomic region from Flammeovirgaceae bacterium SG7u.111.
CATCACCGCTATCGGTAACGGTGCCTGTTATTGTTTGGGCGAATGTTACCGCGCTGCCAAATAATAACAACAGTGCCATCGTAGGGATCTTTCCCCATCTTGAAAGGTAATTTTTCATCTTCATGTTTTAAAATTCAGGTGTATATATAATTGAGAAAATCTTATATTTTAATATTTAAAACGTTCCCGGTATTTCAGCAAAGTATAGCTCCGCTAATTACGCTCTAGAATCAGAGCCAATTGATGTTAAAATAAAATTTGGGGATACTGCATAAGCAGTCAGGATTCAATAAACTCAGTTTACTGAATGAGGCAACAACTAGAAATGATGGTTGAAATATAAACGGGGATTGCCCGAAGGCGCAGAAATTCTAATCTACTTTTTGTAGTTCTCATCTTCATATGTACGTGTAGTTTTATATTAGTAATTAGAGTAACGAAGCTTGCGGTTCGTTTACTGTCTTGTTAGTCGTTTTGATACAATTTTGTAGTATCTGAACCCGAAGATTAATTTTTTTTCGGATTATCACAAATTTTATGTTAAAAAAACATAAAAAACTTACTTATAAAATAGATAACAACTAAATAGTAACGCTTCTAAAGTAGCTAGTTAGTATTTGGGTGACTTGAACGTAATACTCCAGATACCCCTTAAGTCATTTGGCTTATAACCTTGTGCATCATCGTTTGGGTAATGCTTTTTGAGTAGGTCAAGTGATTGGTCATCAATATCAGCAGGTGTGCCGTGGCACTTGAGGCATTGTGAGTTGATAAGAATGGGTGCTGCAAATAGCACTTCATTATCCTTTAAACTTACAACCTTTGGCAAAAGTTCCCTGCCCACTTTCTTGTCCTCTAAGTACCAGCTTATTATCTCAGCTTCCAGTTCTGTAGGCTTGTTTTTTTCATTTCTCCATTTGTCCGATGTCCTCTTAATAGCAACCTGATAGGCTTTTGAAAGAGAGTCCGTCAACGGTACTGCCTGGAGGTTGCAATAATTAATGGCATGAACAGCTCCTCCTTCCTTCATCGCCCCCATCAACTGGCTACTAAGCGCTAAAAACGACTGCTGGGCTACCTCCTTTCCCTTCTCTATATACATTTTTTCCTCTTCCTCCGACAGTTTTTGCGGTTTTTCTTGGCAACCCCAAAACGCAACAACCAATAATAATAAGCAAAAAAACACACTATATCGCATGGCACTTAAAATTTATCATGAGTATATACTAAACACAAAAAAGGCCTAGAAACGTTCAACGCCCTAGGCCTTTTCTATAGGAAAACACAAGTTGTTACATCAACTGTAATCAATGTTGTTCATTAAATGTCAATACGGGTTTTATAGCATGGTTAACAACTTCTTCGGCAATGCTACCAAACAGCAAATGGGAAATCCCTTTACGCCCATGAGTGGTGAGGGATAGTAAGTCAGCATTGAGTGTATGACCAAATGCACGGATGCCTTCTTCCTCTGTATAATAATTAAACACATTCACGGTATAATCATCAAACTCATTTTCTTGTGCAAAACTCTCTATCAGCACCTCCGTATCCGGTGTAGTTTCAAAATTATTTGGGGTGACAATTTTAACAAAATGCAGGGTAGAACTAAATAGTTTTTGGAACAATTTCAGGTTGTCAATTGCCTCATCCGAAACATCTATGAAGTTAGATGCAAAAACAATATTTTTGGGGTAAAACTCCTCTACTTGGCTTTTGATTGTCATTACAGGGATTTTGGAAGTACGTATCACCCGCTCCGTGTTTGAACCTACCAATATCTCATTGATCCCGCTAGAGCCTTTAGAACCCATAATGATCAAATCAGTTTTGTCCTTCACTACAAACTGGGCTAAGTGCTTTTGCATATTATCGAATACAATATGCTCCTTCAAATTTACATCGTCATATTTCTCCTTAATCTCAGAAATTTTTTGCTTGGTTATGCTCACCAAACGGCTCATATATCCCTTATAAATCATAGGGTCACCACCCGCATCTCCGCCGCTAATATTCATATTGATAGCATCGCCCGTAACGGAATGAGAACCAATTGAAGGTACATCAACAATATGTAATAGAGTTATATCTGCATTGCAAAATCTTGCTATTTCTACTGCTACTTCAAGTGCGTTGTTAGCTTCTTCTGAAAAATCGGTGGGTACTAATATTTTATTAAGTGTTGACATGGTTGTAGGTTTAATGGTGAAAAAAATTGCGCTAGTCAGCTTGTTATTATATTCTTATTTACGTTTTTATTCGCTTATTAGTTGGGTATAAATACACATTAAAAAAACTAATCATAAACAAAGACTTTTTCACAACTCAACTTATAATTTAGGCATTTTATGAAAGATATTAAAATCCAAGGCTACACCCATAGAAAATAAAAAAGCATCGTGCCCATACTCCTTGCCCGAGGCAAAGTCCAAATCGTTGTAGCTTAGTTTGATACTTACCCCTGACTGCATATAAAACCTCACATTTTTATACCCAAACTTGAAAGAGACAGCAGGCTCCGTGTACAAATCTGTAAAATGAAAGCCCGACTCATTGGTTCCAACAAATGTATATCGATGTGAAAAACCTAATACGAGATATAAATGTTCGCCCCTAAACTCTATGTCATCGATAGTAAGGCCAATACCTGGCTGGACAAATATTTTGTAGTAACGCCCTTGCCATTGTTCATCAAACAGCCTCAAGTATTGTGCATCTTCATCAAGCCGCTCACTATGGTGAAGCACCTTAAATTCTCCATAACCATACCCTCCCGATACTTCAAAAACACCCTTCTTAAACCTTTTGTAATACCCCAAACCAATATCGAAAGATTTAAATTCCTGAGAACTTCTAAGGGAATCTGACCAAATAGTGCTCCATGCATTATACTCCCTCCTTTCCCTATCCAGCATATTGGCACTGCCCAGCACAAATATTTTATCCGACATTGCATATGAAACTTGGGCAGTATGCCCGCTTTGGTCGCTTGTCAGCAGGTTCAGTTGTCCATCTCCTTTCTTTTTGAAAAAAGGAGCATTTACCGGAGAAGGAATATAAGCAGGAGTACACGCTCCAAACAAAAAAAGCAACAAGAACAAAACATAGAGGTGTTTCATAAAAAGACAAGATATAGGTTTCAAGTTTACATATTTTTCGTAGATAAAAACGCCCTTCTCAAGGCTTGTAACGTAAGACACACACATGGGTGAGAAAGCAAATTACATTTACTAAAAACGTTAAATGCCTACTTCTAAAACTCAACCTTTCGGATTTCCTCCATTATTTCACTACCTTGAAGTCAAATAGCTAAAAATTCACAAAACCTAATTGTTAACTTTAAATCAAACCTATGGCTTCTTTTAAGCTCCATGTAAATGGAAAGGAAATGCAGGTGGAGGCAAGCTCCGAAACCCCATTGCTTTGGGTATTGAGGGACAACTTGAATCTCACTGGCACAAAATACGGTTGCGGCATAGCCCAATGCGGGGCATGCACTATCCACCTCAACGGCAGTGCCATGCGCTCTTGCTCCCTTCCCGTTTCGGCAGTGGGAGAATCAAAAATCACTACTATAGAAGGACTTTCCGAACAGGGCGACCATCCAGTCCAACTGGCTTGGAAGGAAATTGATGTACCGCAATGTGGCTATTGCCAAGCGGGGCAAATAATGTCGGCTACTTCGCTGCTGAGCAAAAACAGCAACCCAACCGACGACGATATAGACGCAGCAATGACAGGAAACATCTGCCGCTGTGGCACTTACAAACGCATAAGGCAAGCAATCCACGTTGCCGCAGGAAAAGGAGGCGCACAATGAGAGGACAAAAATTAGACAGAAG
It encodes:
- a CDS encoding universal stress protein, with translation MSTLNKILVPTDFSEEANNALEVAVEIARFCNADITLLHIVDVPSIGSHSVTGDAINMNISGGDAGGDPMIYKGYMSRLVSITKQKISEIKEKYDDVNLKEHIVFDNMQKHLAQFVVKDKTDLIIMGSKGSSGINEILVGSNTERVIRTSKIPVMTIKSQVEEFYPKNIVFASNFIDVSDEAIDNLKLFQKLFSSTLHFVKIVTPNNFETTPDTEVLIESFAQENEFDDYTVNVFNYYTEEEGIRAFGHTLNADLLSLTTHGRKGISHLLFGSIAEEVVNHAIKPVLTFNEQH
- a CDS encoding DUF3365 domain-containing protein, whose product is MYIEKGKEVAQQSFLALSSQLMGAMKEGGAVHAINYCNLQAVPLTDSLSKAYQVAIKRTSDKWRNEKNKPTELEAEIISWYLEDKKVGRELLPKVVSLKDNEVLFAAPILINSQCLKCHGTPADIDDQSLDLLKKHYPNDDAQGYKPNDLRGIWSITFKSPKY
- a CDS encoding (2Fe-2S)-binding protein, whose translation is MASFKLHVNGKEMQVEASSETPLLWVLRDNLNLTGTKYGCGIAQCGACTIHLNGSAMRSCSLPVSAVGESKITTIEGLSEQGDHPVQLAWKEIDVPQCGYCQAGQIMSATSLLSKNSNPTDDDIDAAMTGNICRCGTYKRIRQAIHVAAGKGGAQ